In Ilumatobacter fluminis, the following proteins share a genomic window:
- a CDS encoding CASTOR/POLLUX-related putative ion channel produces the protein MSDDGSPGLRQRLRYRFDNLLARGTWAVLLWLGVVTFLTVLLGGLLLAVFGVSYTSDEDSSWLEDLWQTLMRVIDPGTMVGDVGWGRRILALAVTIFGILVAGTLIGVIAAGVEDRVDRMRRGRSVVIERDHVVVLGSADHLPFVIRELVHAPAPDRPPVIVVLADADPADIHAARRGIVDDLQGVRLVVRSGDPTRPSDLELVRLDVARSVIVLGDAADPVRPVRTALAVAATGGGVLPATTVVEVDDAETATRLVESLGHRVQPVVSRDAVARIAAFALRQPGLIAVVDELIDAPKVGIRISAPGAAAGLTFGSLVAGLQTSRPLGRIAADGAIELTPSFDATLGDDDRLVSVGADDDLGRSDRPVSPWSGHDPAVDTIGDTAHVVVAGWSRVGALMLTEWISTADPTSTLTLIAPADSEAARFADRRADDRIRVVATADEAVDRLGDGSLGVVVLLAGAGAGPAPRSSANDVDTDTLLTAGGIAHRLAALPARPRLVVELLDPDSAELASLTGTDDFVISDALASKFVVQLAIEPLRRDVLLSLYDRTRPDLVIVDGGALGLAGTVTMGAVVDRACEHGMLAIGWRDGSTGELVLAPPLSASVDWSDSHRLVVVR, from the coding sequence GTGAGCGACGACGGCTCGCCCGGTCTCCGGCAACGACTCCGCTACCGCTTCGACAACCTGCTGGCGCGCGGCACGTGGGCCGTGCTGCTCTGGCTCGGCGTCGTCACGTTCCTGACCGTCCTGCTCGGCGGGTTGCTCCTCGCCGTGTTCGGGGTCTCGTACACGAGCGACGAGGACTCGTCGTGGCTCGAAGACCTGTGGCAGACCCTGATGCGGGTCATCGATCCCGGCACGATGGTGGGCGACGTCGGATGGGGGCGGCGCATCCTGGCGCTCGCCGTCACCATCTTCGGCATCCTGGTCGCCGGCACCTTGATCGGTGTGATCGCCGCCGGTGTCGAAGACCGAGTCGACCGGATGCGCCGCGGCCGGTCGGTGGTGATCGAGCGCGACCACGTCGTCGTGCTCGGGTCGGCCGACCATCTGCCGTTCGTCATCCGCGAGCTCGTCCACGCCCCTGCGCCCGACCGGCCGCCCGTGATCGTCGTGCTGGCGGACGCCGATCCCGCCGACATCCATGCGGCACGCCGCGGCATCGTCGACGACCTGCAGGGCGTCCGCCTCGTGGTCCGCTCGGGTGATCCCACCCGCCCGAGCGATCTCGAACTCGTCCGGCTCGACGTCGCTCGCTCCGTGATCGTGCTCGGCGACGCAGCCGACCCGGTGCGGCCCGTGCGTACCGCGCTCGCGGTGGCGGCGACGGGCGGGGGAGTGCTCCCGGCGACAACGGTCGTCGAGGTCGACGACGCCGAGACGGCGACCCGCCTCGTCGAATCGCTCGGCCATCGGGTGCAGCCCGTCGTGAGCCGTGATGCCGTCGCCCGCATCGCTGCGTTCGCGCTCCGTCAACCCGGGCTGATCGCCGTCGTCGACGAGTTGATCGACGCCCCGAAGGTCGGGATCCGGATCAGCGCACCCGGCGCAGCGGCCGGCCTCACGTTCGGGTCGCTCGTCGCCGGGCTGCAGACGTCACGTCCGCTCGGTCGCATCGCCGCCGACGGGGCGATCGAGCTGACACCGTCGTTCGACGCGACGCTGGGCGACGACGACCGCCTCGTGTCGGTCGGCGCGGACGACGACCTCGGACGGAGCGACCGACCGGTATCGCCGTGGAGCGGGCACGATCCGGCTGTCGACACGATCGGCGACACCGCCCACGTGGTCGTGGCCGGATGGAGTCGGGTCGGCGCTCTGATGCTCACGGAGTGGATCAGCACCGCCGATCCGACGTCGACGCTGACCCTCATCGCTCCGGCCGACAGTGAGGCTGCTCGGTTCGCCGACCGACGCGCCGACGACCGAATCCGAGTCGTCGCCACGGCGGACGAGGCGGTCGATCGACTGGGCGACGGGTCGCTCGGGGTCGTCGTTTTACTCGCCGGGGCGGGAGCCGGACCAGCCCCACGCTCGTCGGCCAACGACGTCGACACCGACACCCTCCTCACCGCCGGCGGTATTGCGCACCGTCTGGCCGCGCTGCCGGCACGGCCGCGTCTCGTCGTCGAGTTGCTCGACCCCGACAGCGCCGAACTAGCGAGCCTCACCGGCACCGACGACTTCGTCATCAGCGACGCGCTGGCCAGCAAGTTCGTCGTCCAGCTCGCGATCGAGCCGCTGCGCCGTGACGTGTTGCTCTCGCTCTACGACCGGACACGTCCCGATCTCGTGATCGTCGACGGGGGAGCGCTCGGCTTGGCGGGCACGGTCACGATGGGAGCCGTCGTCGATCGGGCCTGCGAACACGGCATGCTCGCGATCGGCTGGCGCGACGGCTCGACCGGCGAACTCGTGCTCGCCCCGCCACTGTCGGCCTCGGTCGACTGGAGCGACTCGCACCGCCTCGTCGTCGTCCGCTGA
- a CDS encoding LURP-one-related/scramblase family protein, with amino-acid sequence MPRRIGRRAAAPVARRPLAAAAATGAVVGAASGGRRRGGAGPAANRYQMRQRMFALGDDFFITDEQGNRAFKVDGKVLRVRSTLKFETPDGRELYKIQEKIARIRDSMTIERADGSAAAKVHNALITPLRDRWTIDVPGGADMSTKGNIVNHEYTISQGGATVATVSRRWFRVRDTYGVEIAPGQDDALLLAITVVIDMMAHQGR; translated from the coding sequence ATGCCACGACGAATCGGACGGCGGGCCGCAGCGCCCGTCGCTCGCCGACCCCTCGCCGCAGCCGCAGCGACCGGCGCCGTGGTCGGTGCCGCGAGCGGTGGCCGCCGCCGCGGCGGAGCCGGCCCGGCCGCGAACCGCTACCAGATGCGCCAGCGGATGTTCGCGCTCGGCGACGACTTCTTCATCACCGACGAGCAGGGCAACCGGGCCTTCAAGGTCGACGGCAAGGTGCTCCGTGTCCGCTCGACGCTCAAGTTCGAGACGCCCGACGGGCGTGAGCTCTACAAGATCCAGGAGAAGATCGCCCGGATCCGCGACTCGATGACGATCGAGCGCGCCGACGGGTCGGCGGCGGCCAAGGTGCACAACGCACTGATCACCCCGCTGCGCGACCGCTGGACGATCGACGTGCCCGGCGGTGCCGACATGTCGACCAAGGGCAACATCGTGAACCACGAGTACACGATCTCGCAGGGCGGTGCCACGGTCGCCACGGTGTCGCGGCGCTGGTTCCGGGTGCGCGACACCTACGGCGTCGAGATCGCCCCCGGGCAGGACGACGCGCTGTTGCTGGCGATCACGGTCGTGATCGACATGATGGCCCACCAGGGCCGATGA
- a CDS encoding arsenate reductase ArsC, producing the protein MSTHDPAPDSERAPLELTTEQIMLIRQAAERLRGEFDGTFNAETIERYMLNSQELLQSKAKFAMWLPLLIERLTRDRLRALARLEVGTLGKPAVLFLCVHNAGRSQMGAGWLRHLVGDRVDVFSGGTDPGVELNPAVVDAMAEVGIDIGSYLPQPWTDEIARAADVIVSMGCGDACPIYPGKRYEDWDLPSPSSQSIDEVREIRDDIRTCVEALIATLELDRIGA; encoded by the coding sequence ATGTCCACCCATGACCCAGCACCCGACAGCGAGCGGGCGCCCCTCGAGCTGACGACCGAACAGATCATGCTCATCCGACAAGCCGCCGAGCGCTTGCGCGGCGAGTTCGACGGCACCTTCAACGCCGAGACGATCGAGCGCTACATGCTGAACTCGCAGGAGCTCCTGCAGTCGAAGGCGAAGTTCGCCATGTGGTTGCCACTGCTCATCGAGCGGCTCACGCGCGACCGGCTGCGAGCCTTGGCTCGTCTCGAGGTCGGCACGCTCGGCAAGCCGGCGGTGCTGTTCCTGTGCGTGCACAACGCCGGCCGATCCCAGATGGGCGCCGGCTGGCTGCGGCACCTCGTCGGCGATCGGGTCGACGTGTTCTCCGGCGGCACCGATCCGGGTGTCGAACTCAATCCTGCTGTCGTCGACGCCATGGCCGAGGTCGGGATCGACATCGGGTCGTACCTGCCCCAGCCCTGGACCGACGAGATCGCCCGGGCCGCCGATGTCATCGTGTCGATGGGCTGCGGCGACGCCTGCCCGATCTACCCGGGCAAGCGCTACGAGGACTGGGATCTGCCCAGCCCGTCGAGCCAGTCGATCGACGAGGTGCGCGAGATCCGGGACGACATCCGCACCTGCGTCGAAGCGCTCATCGCCACCCTGGAACTCGACCGCATCGGGGCCTGA
- a CDS encoding helix-turn-helix domain-containing protein codes for MEPLEQRAALYAALGEPVRLAIVDELATTDRSPKELAEQFSLPTNLLAHHLDVLANVGLIERFVSSGDRRRRYVRLVREPVAELGIATARSAGTVLFVCSHNSARSQLAAAMWTARTGEAASSAGTHPAERVHPGAVAAGRRVGLDLSAAVPRLLTPTDTADRIVTVCDRAHEELVPGADWWHWSLPDPVDSGTDAAFDDVVAQLDDRIGAVAT; via the coding sequence ATGGAGCCTCTCGAACAGCGGGCGGCGTTGTACGCCGCACTGGGTGAACCGGTGCGGTTGGCCATCGTCGACGAGCTCGCCACGACCGACCGGTCGCCCAAAGAACTCGCCGAGCAGTTCTCGCTCCCGACCAACCTGCTGGCGCACCATCTCGACGTGCTCGCCAACGTCGGGTTGATCGAGCGCTTCGTGTCGTCGGGTGACCGGCGACGTCGCTACGTGCGCCTCGTGCGCGAACCGGTCGCCGAACTGGGCATCGCGACCGCACGGTCGGCCGGAACCGTCTTGTTCGTCTGCAGCCACAACTCGGCTCGCTCGCAGCTCGCTGCGGCGATGTGGACCGCCCGCACCGGAGAGGCAGCATCGTCGGCCGGGACGCATCCCGCCGAACGGGTGCACCCGGGCGCCGTCGCCGCAGGACGGCGCGTCGGGCTCGACCTGAGCGCAGCCGTGCCTCGCCTCCTCACCCCGACCGATACCGCCGATCGCATCGTGACCGTGTGCGACCGAGCCCACGAAGAACTCGTACCCGGTGCCGACTGGTGGCACTGGTCATTGCCCGACCCGGTCGACAGCGGCACCGACGCCGCGTTCGACGACGTGGTCGCCCAACTCGACGACCGCATCGGTGCGGTCGCCACCTGA
- a CDS encoding DUF1622 domain-containing protein has product MTGPPLLALTIGDWAIAEDVSEWIEAVAIAVIAVAVVVAFVQGTRTMFRSGATAAVEVVKQHIGRALLLGLDLLIAADVIRTVTLEPTLENVSALGVLVLVRTFLAWSLVVELEGRWPWQSKARPATEPGKVS; this is encoded by the coding sequence ATGACGGGACCACCACTGCTCGCGCTCACGATCGGTGATTGGGCGATCGCCGAAGACGTCTCGGAGTGGATCGAAGCGGTCGCCATCGCGGTCATCGCGGTCGCCGTGGTGGTCGCCTTCGTGCAAGGCACCCGGACGATGTTCCGCTCGGGCGCGACCGCAGCCGTCGAGGTCGTGAAGCAGCACATCGGCAGGGCATTGCTGCTCGGGCTCGACCTGCTGATCGCTGCCGACGTCATCCGCACGGTGACACTCGAGCCGACGCTCGAGAACGTGAGCGCGCTCGGCGTGCTCGTCCTCGTGAGAACCTTCCTTGCTTGGTCGCTGGTGGTCGAACTCGAAGGCCGCTGGCCGTGGCAGTCGAAGGCTCGCCCGGCGACCGAGCCCGGCAAAGTGTCCTGA